From Candidatus Pedobacter colombiensis, one genomic window encodes:
- a CDS encoding CBS domain-containing protein, with translation MISEELKQKMLIKTGLKTITPQDCATIANQITTSLNRYISTSTIKRIFGFAKTRFHFSKYTITTLELFVNDKSDIFLSTSPLSSIFISNDLPYLPTQNLEEDMKIGSVIAQDWFHPSPLENDHCLNPEQPVFMAIKIMTELQEESLPVYEHGKCIGIVYLKDLLYFIHTNDPDQRLLYHKLNFDLRSALTVLHNTMGHDNTQWKGLLENRFGNVQK, from the coding sequence ATGATTTCAGAAGAGCTAAAGCAGAAAATGCTTATAAAAACAGGTTTAAAGACCATTACTCCTCAAGATTGTGCCACAATTGCCAATCAGATCACCACCAGTTTGAACAGATACATTAGTACCAGTACCATTAAGCGAATTTTCGGTTTTGCAAAAACCAGATTCCATTTTTCCAAATATACCATAACTACCCTTGAGCTCTTTGTTAATGACAAATCCGACATTTTTTTATCCACAAGTCCCCTATCCAGTATTTTTATTTCCAATGATCTGCCGTATCTTCCCACTCAGAATTTAGAGGAAGACATGAAAATAGGATCAGTAATTGCCCAGGATTGGTTTCATCCTTCGCCTCTGGAAAATGATCATTGCTTAAATCCTGAGCAACCGGTTTTTATGGCAATAAAGATAATGACCGAGCTTCAGGAGGAATCTTTGCCGGTTTATGAACACGGTAAATGTATTGGGATTGTGTATTTAAAAGACTTGCTATACTTTATCCATACCAATGATCCTGATCAGCGTTTACTTTACCACAAATTAAATTTTGACTTGCGAAGTGCCTTGACTGTACTACATAACACAATGGGGCATGACAATACTCAATGGAAAGGTTTACTTGAAAACAGATTTGGTAATGTCCAAAAATAG
- a CDS encoding cupin domain-containing protein yields the protein MTTENNTSIFPLGNPGPADWFSGEVHIQGLVAPEQMEELYSVGQVTFSPGGRTHWHTHPKGQVLLITEGEGWYQERGKPAQVLTKGITIAIPKGVEHWHGAAAKSKLVHIAISNMLDGRSVTWMSPVTDEEYVEVNKQ from the coding sequence ATGACAACTGAAAATAACACATCTATTTTCCCTTTGGGAAATCCCGGACCTGCAGATTGGTTTAGTGGTGAAGTACACATTCAAGGCTTGGTAGCTCCAGAACAAATGGAAGAGCTATACAGTGTGGGGCAGGTAACATTTAGCCCAGGAGGTAGAACACATTGGCATACACATCCCAAGGGCCAGGTATTGCTGATAACTGAAGGCGAGGGCTGGTATCAGGAACGTGGCAAACCAGCGCAAGTACTTACAAAGGGAATAACGATTGCTATTCCCAAAGGTGTAGAACATTGGCATGGAGCTGCTGCTAAAAGCAAATTGGTGCATATTGCTATTTCCAATATGTTAGATGGCAGGAGTGTAACATGGATGAGTCCCGTTACCGATGAAGAGTATGTAGAAGTCAATAAACAATAG
- a CDS encoding alginate lyase family protein, whose translation MKYKLISGLLFALCMQSISSPAQKLVLLDPAHMVAQKARFKQGNTDVVKAVNIIIKNADKLLEDKPKSVMDKAFVPPSGSKHDYMSMAPYFWPDPSKPDSLPYIRKDGQRNPEIKKMTDHTYLTEMADKCKFLSLAYYFTKDEKYAAKASKLINVWFIDPATRMNPNLNYAQAIRGINDGRGIGIIESRCLINLADWMGLLEGSPSFTDKNLINVKEWYTAYLNWMLTSKNGIDELNAKNNHGTHYDGQVIAYALFVGKNQLAKKISTESKARIAAQIAPNGEQKLELARTNALGYSTFNLEAWATVAMLAAKTDVDIWNYTTADGRGLHQAFNWLAPYALKEKPWNYEQISPYNKNNFYQLLMLASNKYKDSAYITKAKSIQKTDDILITDLLFN comes from the coding sequence ATGAAATATAAATTGATAAGTGGCTTACTTTTCGCATTATGTATGCAAAGTATATCCAGTCCGGCCCAGAAGTTAGTATTATTAGATCCGGCACACATGGTTGCTCAAAAAGCCAGGTTTAAACAAGGGAACACGGATGTTGTAAAAGCCGTAAATATTATCATAAAAAATGCTGACAAACTGTTAGAAGATAAACCAAAGTCTGTAATGGACAAAGCTTTTGTACCTCCGAGTGGCTCAAAGCATGACTACATGAGTATGGCACCTTACTTCTGGCCGGACCCATCAAAACCAGATAGCTTGCCCTACATCCGTAAAGATGGACAGCGTAACCCTGAAATTAAGAAGATGACCGATCATACTTACTTAACTGAAATGGCTGATAAGTGCAAATTTTTATCATTGGCTTACTATTTTACAAAAGATGAAAAGTATGCAGCCAAAGCTTCCAAATTAATCAATGTATGGTTTATTGATCCTGCTACCAGGATGAACCCAAATCTTAATTATGCACAAGCCATAAGAGGTATTAATGATGGACGAGGAATAGGCATCATTGAATCCAGATGTCTGATAAATCTGGCTGATTGGATGGGCCTTTTAGAAGGCTCGCCTTCCTTTACGGACAAAAACCTAATCAATGTTAAAGAATGGTATACAGCTTATCTTAACTGGATGCTCACCAGTAAAAATGGCATTGATGAGCTAAATGCGAAAAACAACCATGGGACCCATTATGATGGTCAGGTTATCGCTTATGCCTTATTTGTTGGAAAAAATCAACTTGCTAAAAAAATCTCAACAGAAAGTAAGGCCAGGATTGCCGCTCAAATAGCACCCAATGGAGAGCAAAAACTGGAATTAGCCCGAACCAATGCACTTGGATATAGCACTTTTAATTTAGAGGCCTGGGCTACTGTAGCCATGTTGGCAGCTAAAACCGATGTGGATATCTGGAATTATACCACGGCAGATGGAAGAGGTTTACACCAGGCATTTAACTGGCTTGCACCTTATGCATTAAAGGAAAAACCATGGAACTATGAACAAATAAGTCCTTATAACAAAAACAACTTTTACCAATTACTCATGCTTGCATCAAACAAGTATAAAGATAGTGCATACATCACCAAGGCAAAGAGCATTCAAAAAACTGATGATATATTGATTACAGATTTATTGTTTAATTAA
- a CDS encoding tetratricopeptide repeat protein: MILTKQFEEAKTHLIKLKSFTEFMIDDYTNMGYFQILSAQHKEAEANFYRALKMNPNHPIVLNNLGYALILLENYGEAKQYLEKAIKLSPLFAEPYNNLGQLKLLTNQLEEGKVLIEKSIALNPENAHAYKNLGDYYLKAENMELAKFNFDKASELDSDIII; the protein is encoded by the coding sequence TTGATATTAACCAAACAATTTGAAGAAGCAAAAACACATCTAATAAAGCTTAAAAGCTTTACTGAATTCATGATCGATGATTACACAAATATGGGCTATTTTCAAATACTATCGGCACAACATAAAGAAGCTGAAGCTAATTTTTATAGGGCATTAAAGATGAATCCTAATCACCCTATCGTATTAAACAACTTGGGTTATGCCTTAATTTTATTAGAGAATTACGGAGAGGCAAAACAATATTTGGAAAAAGCAATTAAACTTTCTCCACTCTTTGCAGAACCTTATAATAATCTTGGGCAACTTAAACTTCTTACAAATCAACTTGAAGAGGGTAAAGTACTCATAGAAAAAAGTATAGCTCTCAATCCGGAAAATGCACATGCTTATAAAAATCTTGGAGACTATTATTTAAAAGCTGAAAATATGGAGTTAGCTAAATTCAATTTTGACAAGGCATCAGAGCTAGATAGCGACATTATAATATAG
- a CDS encoding M50 family metallopeptidase — translation MNSILILIIITIGIYIAIYITAPLLIFFHELGHAIAFLILTRSNKIDIHIGSYGDEMSKFNFKIGRLHFHISPTFSIKGGGMCSSDKMTNNYIKGIIILLAGPLFTVILSSLLGFFIFNSELHGAIKFYFFCLIICAFIGLWTDLVPRIIKEHNLYNDGKQILFIYRIRQNFSNYVVARQHL, via the coding sequence ATGAATTCCATACTCATTTTAATTATAATTACCATTGGGATATACATCGCAATTTATATTACTGCTCCATTGTTAATTTTCTTTCATGAATTGGGACATGCAATTGCCTTTCTTATTTTAACTCGTTCAAATAAAATTGATATCCATATTGGTTCTTATGGTGATGAAATGAGCAAATTCAACTTTAAAATTGGAAGACTCCACTTTCATATAAGTCCTACTTTTTCAATCAAAGGTGGAGGTATGTGTTCTTCTGACAAAATGACCAATAATTACATCAAAGGGATAATTATTCTATTAGCCGGCCCATTGTTTACAGTTATTCTCTCTTCCCTTTTAGGTTTTTTTATATTCAACTCGGAACTACATGGAGCAATTAAATTCTATTTCTTTTGTTTAATTATTTGCGCTTTCATAGGATTATGGACAGATCTTGTACCGCGTATAATTAAAGAACACAATTTGTATAATGATGGCAAACAAATTTTATTTATATACAGAATAAGGCAAAATTTTTCGAACTATGTCGTTGCCCGACAGCATCTTTAA